In a genomic window of Branchiostoma floridae strain S238N-H82 chromosome 19, Bfl_VNyyK, whole genome shotgun sequence:
- the LOC118406778 gene encoding uncharacterized protein LOC118406778 yields the protein MEMWISVCVLVLTLIQTAVAEVRVCRSDADCQRDEYCTGVTTRSDGYCVPMVGARPCVRDRDCPVDEFCSFQGQLQQGFCTQRLSAIPPQYDPVVMGYPFGSLQRCFGDDNRGDRSGCPPWEYCSDQTGRTEGYCLGQDCYSNTDCEGVTCNGGAVNPRLRGYCSLPLVPRTQLNLEPDLQGEPIREEPGTTRGDSPPKDDGTAAEGQSEELADEEAGAGLDVSPKFKLQFLTEKPDVSQDS from the exons ATGGAGATGTGGATTTCAGTCTGTGTTCTGGTCCTAACACTAATTCAAACCGCG GTTGCGGAGGTGCGAGTGTGCCGGTCGGACGCCGACTGCCAGCGGGATGAGTACTGCACCGGGGTCACCACCCGCTCGGACGGCTACTGTGTGCCCATGGTAGGAGCGCGCCCTTGCGTCCGGGACCGGGACTGCCCCGTGGACGAGTTCTGCAGCTTCCAGGGTCAACTTCAACAGGGGTTTTGCACG CAAAGACTTAGCGCCATCCCGCCCCAGTACGACCCGGTAGTGATGGGGTACCCGTTCGGCAGTCTGCAGCGGTGTTTCGGGGACGATAACCGGGGAGACCGGTCCGGCTGTCCGCCCTGGGAGTACTGCTCAGACCAGACCGGCAGGACGGAGGGGTACTGTCTG GGCCAGGATTGCTACAGTAACACTGACTGTGAGGGTGTCACGTGTAACGGCGGTGCTGTGAACCCCCGGCTCCGTGGGTACTGCAGTCTGCCCCTGGTTCCGCGGACACAGCTCAACCTGGAGCCGGACCTACAAGGGGAGCCCATCCGGGAGGAGCCCGGGACAACACGGGGGGACTCCCCGCCCAAGGACGACGGAACAGCCGCTGAGGGACAGTCTGAGGAG CTGGCGGATGAAGAGGCAGGGGCCGGCCTGGACGTGTCACCGAAGTTCAAGCTACAATTTCTCACAGAAAAACCCGACGTTTCACAGGATTCGTAG
- the LOC118406576 gene encoding uncharacterized protein LOC118406576 gives MAVATKMRSQEKTGNWNAIFPTDQVTEQLSTLFVKKLLAVAVSNITYLRMIFPEHAFGDRCLEDLNLKILRDDSACPGACQVIKWVKGCFDALDKKYLRCLIIGIYEDPTDPETVIESYTFKFAYNNQGVTIYRNEKQLASAYSAAETKKATMQLLRTIVVLTQSLKALPDDVMMTMKLLYYDDVTPSDYQPPGFKPADLEGFLYNCEPMNIKVGDVSTQWHTVKLRIKTDSSQFEVRDEPGLPAGTELAETEDGNSMQGGAAISTAGLDGEDTEDPMDVETQGKPAESAKPTKQKSSSPKQRLTPKECKDVPNQAPHKTPESASRPSGSQQDQEEEDMGVRCPCGCNEDDGLMILCAICDFWQHGVCFKVIREEDAPERHICDVCADTAVPDKYPTDLYLASLSPVKVQATCLWRRALLACTEAPRLLIPSFARRLGVEMNVAHGLVNRLEKEGFVKNAARGKRLGKTVDKEMVTTEGFSKYFSHTEPVKNTDSQTQSGPTKVPEKDETPVRAKATGDHEVDAIVSQASHLQLSPTAASGDKPANRKLQLSPEPSRRSSKRDRKSRDTSHDSMDISSPKTRGRKRVFSQANKDEEFEISCSQDTESTQTQATRSSKRRKASVTERAIMV, from the exons ATGGCAGTAGCAACCAAGATGAGGTCTCAGGAGAAGACTGGGAAT TGGAATGCAATCTTCCCAACTGACCAAGTCACAGAGCAGCTCTCCACCCTGTTTGTGAAGAAACTACTGGCCGTAGCTGTCTCCAACATAACCTACCTGCGAATGATCTTTCCTGAACATGCCTTTGGGGACAGATGCCTCGAAG ATTTGAACCTGAAGATCCTTCGTGATGACAGTGCCTGTCCTGGAGCCTGCCAGGTCATCAAGTG GGTTAAAGGATGTTTTGATGCCCTGGACAAGAAATAT CTGCGGTGCCTGATCATTGGG ATTTATGAAGACCCTACAGATCCAGAG aCTGTGATTGAATCCTACACTTTCAAGTTTGCCTACAACAACCAGGGTGTTACCATCTACAG gaatGAGAAGCAGTTGGCATCAGCCTACAGCGCTGCGGAGACCAAGAAAGCCACCATGCAGCTGTTACGCACCATTGTGGTGCTGACCCAGTCTCTCAAGGCCCTGCCCGATGATGTCATGATGACCATGAAACTGCTCTACTATGATGATG TGACCCCCTCAGACTACCAGCCCCCTGGTTTTAAGCCTGCGGACTTGGAAGGTTTCCTGTACAACTGTGAGCCCATGAACATCAAGGTGGGGGATGTGTCCACACAGTGGCACACCGTCAAGCTGCGCATCAAAACGGACAGCTCACAGTTTGAG GTGAGAGATGAGCCAGGTTTGCCGGCAGGTACAGAGCTTGCTGAGACTGAGGATGGCAACAGTATGCAGGGAGGTGCCGCCATCTCTACTGCAGGGCTAGATGGGGAAGACACAGAGGATCCTATGGATGTGGAG ACGCAGGGAAAGCCAGCCGAGTCAGCGaaaccaacaaaacaaaagtcGTCTTCACCCAAGCAGCGCCTGACTCCCAAGGAGTGCAAAGATGTGCCAAACCAAG CACCCCATAAGACTCCAGAGTCGGCCAGTCGGCCCTCAGGCTCCCAGCAGGACCAGGAAGAAGAGGACATGGGTGTGCGCTGTCCCTGTGGGTGTAACGAGGACGACGGACTCATGATCCTGTGTGCCATCTGCGACTTCTGGCAGCACGGAGTCTGCTTCAAGGTCATCCGGGAGGAGGACGCGCCGGAGAGACACATCTGTGACGTCTGTGCAGAC ACGGCTGTCCCAGACAAGTATCCAACAGACCTCTACCTGGCTAGTCTCTCTCCAGTCAAAGTACAG GCCACCTGTCTGTGGAGGCGTGCCCTGCTGGCCTGTACGGAGGCCCCTCGGCTCCTGATTCCCAGCTTTGCCAGGAGACTGGGCGTTGAGATGAACGTGGCTCACGGGCTCGTCAACCGGCTGGAGAAGGAAGGATTCGTCAAAAATGCGGCCAGGGGGAaaag gCTTGGCAAGACAGTGGATAAGGAGATGGTCACAACTGAAGGCTTCAGTAAATACTTCAGCCACACTGAGCCAGTGAAGAACACAGACAGTCAGACTCAAAGTGGTCCCACCAAGGTCCCAGAGAAGGATGAGACTCCTGTGAGAGCAAAGGCCACAGGAGACCATGAG GTAGATGCGATTGTGTCGCAGGCATCCCATCTGCAGCTGTCCCCCACTGCTGCCTCAGGGGACAAACCTGCCAACCGGAAACTTCAGCTCAGTCCA GAGCCAAGTAGAAGGTCCAGTAAAAGGGATCGCAAGAGCAGAGACACCTCTCATGACAGCATGGACATCTCTTCTCCTAAAACACGGGGCAGGAAGAGAGTCTTCTCCCAGGCCAACAAG GATGAGGAGTTTGAGATCAGCTGTAGCCAGGACACAGAGTCCACCCAGACACAGGCAACAAGAAGCAGCAAACGTCGCAAGGCTAGTGTGACTGAGCGGGCCATCATGGTGTGA